CAAGTCGTGCGGAACCAAGCCACGAGCATCACGATGAGCCTGAGCTGAAACGCCCTACGAAAACCTGGTCCGCGGCGTCGTTGATTTTGACAATCCTGATCGCGGCCGCCGGGTTTGGAGGGCTGTTTCTGCTCGGCTCGGTACCACGTCATCATTCGAATGCCGTCCTGGCAGAAGAATCCGATCGCGTGAAAACCTCTAGACCACGCGTCCGCGTCATGACGCCCCGGCAATCGCCCGCCATTACGGAGGCGATGCTGCCCGGCGACGTCCAGGCGATGGAAGAAACGATTCTTTACCCTCGCACCAATGGCTACGTCACAAAGTGGCTGGTCGATATTGGTGACGAGGTCAACGAGGGACAATTGCTGGCCGAAATCAGTACGCCGGAAGTCTTCGCGCAGCTTCAACAGAGCAAGGCGGCTCTGTCGGAATCCAAGGCGTCGGTGGAGCGCGCGAAGGCGACGGTCAATCTGACCACGATCACAACCAATCGATTGCGCGGGCTGGTTGCAAAAAATACCGTGTCGCAGCAGGAATTGGACGATGCCGAAGGCAACCAAGCCGTTGCCGTTGCGAACTTGCGACTGGCGGAAGCCACTGTGGAAGCCAACACGGCCAATATGCAGCATATGCAAGAGCTACAGTCTTTTTCCGAAATCACCGCCCCGTTTTCCGGGACGATCACCGCACGTAATATCAACACCGGACAACTGGTCACATCCGGAAACGGCACCGGCCAATCACTGTTTCAACTGACGCGAACCAATCCCGTCCGTGTGTTCGTGAATGTGCCGCAGATCTACGCCCCTGGTGTCACCAAAGGAATGAAAGCCGACATTATCGTCCGCGAAATCCCAGGACGCATATTTCCGGGTACCGTCACCCGCACGGCGCGGGCCATTGACGCGACCACCCGTACATTGCTCACGGAAATCCAGGTTCCGAACGACGACCGTGCGTTGCTGACAGGGTCCTATGTCCAAGTCAAGATGGACGTGGCACGCCAAGATCCGCCTTTAATGATTCCCGCATCGGCACTGGTCTTCAATGCACAGGGTACTCAGGTGGCAGTCGTTGATTCCGATGAGACCGTACGGCTGTGCGCCGTCGAAGTCGCCGGTGACTTCGGACGAGAAGTCGGCATTTCGACGGGGATTCGAGCCGATGATCAGGTCATCGTGAATCCCGGCGACCGCATGTCGGACGGACTAAAGGTTCAGATTGATCCCGATCAAGAACTCGATTCAAAAGCTCCCGTGCAGACACCTTCAGCCGCTCCTGCCACAACGGGCAAGACGCATTGATCGAGCGTATCTGTCGTTTACGGTCGTCTCTGTGAACGCTGCTTCTCGTACACACCAGGTCACCCCAAATGGCCGACAGTGAACGACCTCCCCGGCCTGGTGTGACGAGAGCCGCAACATCGACACGAGCCAACGAAAAAACCACGTCAAACGAGGGATCGTTCGACGTGGTTTTTGATTTTGAATTCGCCCGGGAGTGACGGCCGTTTAAAAGAAGCCGTCCCATTCAAACCCTGGCCATTTGACTGTCAGATCAAGCGGGATCAGAACGAGTTACCTTCGAGGGTCGGGGCACTCGAAGCACCGCAAACCAAGTCGCAACTGCTGTTGAGATCGCAGTCATCCGGTCCATTGTCGATGAACGTCGTACCGCTATAGCGGGATTTCAATTTGCCATTCAGGCCGCACGAGAAAAATCCCGTGTACGCATAGGACTGGTTGAGAGCCCCGATCGCGTTCGACACATCATTCAACTCGGTGTTAACGGCAACAGCGACTTCGCTGAGGCCAACAATCATCGCCAGCACGGCGATCGTAAGGACAAGTACGAGTTCGGCGGAGATGATGACACCGCTTTCGTCGTTGAACAATTGACGCAACATACTCTGAGTTCCTTTGTGATTTTCTGAGGCTCTAACGTCGACCTTCTCCGGGAACCACCCATTGAGGTCACGTTCAACAGGCGAAAGAGTTCGCCT
This genomic interval from Schlesneria paludicola DSM 18645 contains the following:
- a CDS encoding efflux RND transporter periplasmic adaptor subunit, whose translation is MTATTELHSPKSGEPQPLHRPLHTEPSRAEPSHEHHDEPELKRPTKTWSAASLILTILIAAAGFGGLFLLGSVPRHHSNAVLAEESDRVKTSRPRVRVMTPRQSPAITEAMLPGDVQAMEETILYPRTNGYVTKWLVDIGDEVNEGQLLAEISTPEVFAQLQQSKAALSESKASVERAKATVNLTTITTNRLRGLVAKNTVSQQELDDAEGNQAVAVANLRLAEATVEANTANMQHMQELQSFSEITAPFSGTITARNINTGQLVTSGNGTGQSLFQLTRTNPVRVFVNVPQIYAPGVTKGMKADIIVREIPGRIFPGTVTRTARAIDATTRTLLTEIQVPNDDRALLTGSYVQVKMDVARQDPPLMIPASALVFNAQGTQVAVVDSDETVRLCAVEVAGDFGREVGISTGIRADDQVIVNPGDRMSDGLKVQIDPDQELDSKAPVQTPSAAPATTGKTH